The uncultured Subdoligranulum sp. genomic sequence TTTGCAGGAATTTGCGCAGGCAGATCATCACAAAGTACCTCTTGCCCGGTATGATCGCACAAAGTATCTTCATCTACCCAAAGTTGAATTTTACCAACTAAAAATCAATTATGAAACATTGACTTTGGAAGCCGCGCACCCCGAAGAGACTCTTTGTGATGCATATAAAGGCACAGAAAATGCAACAGGCATTATTAAAACCACGGATTTGTCAATGGAAATAGTAGATACAAAGATGGATGACGAAGAACGTGGAATTGTTCCTGCTGCCTATTATGCTTGGCTTTATAGAATTACTCGGGATTCTTTCGGCTCACTTACCATGGAGGAATTACTTTCCTACGATATTCAACTTCGAACCATTTTTGAACTCATCACGTATCAGAAGGAAGATTCCAGATATTTTAGTTCTCGATTTAACCTACCGCAAGTGGAAGCAAATATACGCAAGGCATTTTGCGACCGCCGCTCCTACAAAACAAAGGAGGAACAAATTCCCTTGTCCGTAAGCTTGCTGAATATTACCAACTTTACGCAAACGGTAGAAACGGAGCACCCCGATAAATATTACCCGTCTCAAGAGGATGTCCAGAAAATTGTTTTGGACGATCAAGGCAAACTTAAAGTGGACAAAAAGGCGCAGGCTATGATGGATTTGGCTCAAGAAATGGGGCAGGAAGATGTTCTGGCTATGCTGCGCAAAAAATATTCTTCTTACCCCAGAAAGAACCACTCCTTCCATTACCTGCCCTATCATACGGATAGCGGTTTTGAACAGACTTTCCTGCGTGATGTGCTTACTTTTCCTGAAATTGAACGCTTGGGGTTGGAGGTCTACTATAATGGTGACCGGAGCATGACAGAATTTAAAATCAAATGCTACAAGCGTAACAGTGATGCTTGGCAATATATTGGAATGTATACGCCGGACTTCCTAATCCTTCAACGTGAAGATGGCAGAATTCAAAAAGTCATCATTGTTGAAACCAAGGGCGATGCATACGCTAACGATCCTAAATTCAAGGATAAAAAGGACTTTGTGCAAACAAAATTCCTTCGCCTGAACAATAGTGCCTTTGGGTATGAAAGGTTTGAATATTTGTATTTGGAAGATACTATGCCTGAACGAGACAGGCTCACCCTTACAAAAGATACAATCAATAATTTTTTCAAGGTGTAGGCAATGAAAAGAGACATGGATTTAATCCGAAATATTCTGTTAGAAATTGAAAAGCAGGATATAAATAGCACACATATTAGGCCTATTGTCGTAGATGGATATACTCCAATGGAAATTATGCAGCATGTTAAACTTATGGAAGGTCATGGACTGGTGCGGGATTGCATATATGACCGGTGTTATAACACTTATGTGCGTACTATAACGTGGGAAGGCTATGACTTTCTGGAGAAGATACGTGATCATACTATGTGGGAAAAGACCAAAAATGTAATTGTACAAAAAGGGCTTCCATTGGTTTTTGATACAGTTAAAACTGTTTCAACCGCACTTGTAACGGCAGCAGCAGAAGGTGTCGCAAATTCGATTATTAAAAACGGAGGGCAAATCTGATGCCGATCAAATATGTACCGTTTGTTCCCGAACCGGTAGAGGGACAGGCTGTGTTGGGAAACTTTAACCGCATCCTTAAATATAAGGGTTCAGACGATGTGTCTATGGTTTTACAACGTGGAATGCCTCTGTATGAAATGGAAAAGCAAGAAACGGTTGGCGACAATCAAGATGGGAACTTGGTAATTCGGGGAGAATGCATTTCTGCTTGCGCTTATCTTAAAGAGCATGGCATTCAAGTTGATCTTGTGTATATTGACCCACCTTTTGCCAGTGGTGCAGACTATGCCAAGAAGGTTTATCTTCGCCGTAACCCTAAAGTTGCTGAGGCTATCGCTCAGGCAGAGCAGGAACTAGACATTGATGAGTTGAAAGCCTTTGAGGAAAAAATGTATGGTGATGTGTGGGATAAGGAAAAGTACCTCAACTGGATGTACGAGAATCTCATGGCAATTAAAAGTGTAATGAGTGAAACTGCATCCATCTATGTGCACTTGGATTACCACATCGGACATTATGTAAAAATCCTAATGGATGAGATTTTTGGTGAAGAAAGATTCAGAAATGAAATTGTTTGGAAACGAAAGCAAGGAAATCTCGGACAATCAAAGCAGTATGGTATTGTAACAGATTCTATTTTCTTTTACACAATGTCTGAAGATTATGTCTTCGAAACACCACTAACAAAAGATGGACAAGAGGACTATATTAAACGATTTAAATATGATGATGGAGACGGCCGAAAATATCGCCTAAGCCCATTAGTTAGCCCGTCATATAGTCCGTCATTAGTATATGAATATAAAGGATATGCTCCTCCTAAAAATGGCTGGTCGGTATCGCCTGAAACAATGGAACGTTATGAAAAAGAGGGAAGATTAAAATTCCCACGCGATAAAAAACAGCGGATTGAAAGA encodes the following:
- a CDS encoding DUF2513 domain-containing protein, which gives rise to MKRDMDLIRNILLEIEKQDINSTHIRPIVVDGYTPMEIMQHVKLMEGHGLVRDCIYDRCYNTYVRTITWEGYDFLEKIRDHTMWEKTKNVIVQKGLPLVFDTVKTVSTALVTAAAEGVANSIIKNGGQI